The uncultured Sunxiuqinia sp. genome has a segment encoding these proteins:
- a CDS encoding OmpA family protein produces the protein MKKRYIQIFIFILIAFSGHAQKSLFDDVDMSIDTLQNINTPYSDFGPAIIEDELIFSSYTEEAGKKSDKKNKAFYDLFSSDLNLMGNIITDRRKLTTMISQYHEGPLTFCENTGELFLTQSNWENPQELNIVFKKKNIRLGIVIYEKTALTWQFKEKFPYNSSEYSVAHPTISESGDTLIFVSDMPGGMGMTDLFYCVRQDTGWSKPINLGPKVNTRGKEMFPFLNSDGSLVFSSDGHAGEGNLDLFYIDFPITEYSQRSTFTNNINSPADDFGLVVHPNQRTGYFSSNREGGVGDDDIYYLKMEDYRFNILTLSNYTKRALIGANVNIIDGDGQVAATGQSDSDGKMSVKLEVDKKYTLIASIDNYLDQVVDLDLTNEGDFVDKNYKVYLDPEFVFQGQVVDILGNIPIPDAMLTINDGTDIDTIYADYQGQFKHNIEPEKDYKVNVTAYNFFGTDIDFNTVGMKPGLIDYLVQLYSLDAGTRIELENIYYDLAKWNIRPDAAQELDKLVSVLEEYPDLQIRLESHTDSRGGDEFNMELSRKRSKSAFHYLVSKGIDPSRVEHVGFGESQLVNKCDDGVNCTEAEHAENRRTVVEILKAKVTRRSKGNIFYF, from the coding sequence ATGAAGAAAAGATACATTCAGATATTTATATTCATCCTGATTGCTTTTAGCGGGCATGCACAAAAAAGTCTTTTTGACGATGTTGATATGTCGATTGACACATTACAAAATATTAATACACCATACAGCGATTTTGGGCCTGCAATTATTGAAGATGAGTTAATCTTTTCTTCTTACACAGAGGAAGCCGGTAAAAAATCAGACAAGAAAAATAAAGCCTTTTACGATCTGTTTTCTTCTGATCTGAATCTGATGGGAAATATAATTACTGATCGAAGAAAACTGACAACCATGATATCGCAATATCATGAAGGACCTTTAACCTTTTGCGAGAACACCGGAGAGTTGTTTTTAACCCAATCAAACTGGGAAAATCCTCAGGAGTTGAATATTGTTTTCAAAAAGAAAAATATTCGTTTGGGAATAGTCATTTACGAAAAGACTGCTTTAACCTGGCAGTTTAAAGAGAAGTTCCCCTACAATAGCAGCGAATACTCAGTGGCACATCCTACCATTAGTGAATCAGGAGACACCTTAATTTTTGTAAGCGATATGCCCGGAGGAATGGGGATGACTGATTTGTTCTATTGCGTCCGCCAGGATACTGGTTGGTCAAAGCCAATTAACCTTGGACCGAAGGTAAATACAAGAGGAAAAGAAATGTTTCCATTCTTGAATAGTGATGGTAGCCTGGTGTTTTCATCCGATGGTCATGCAGGTGAGGGAAATCTGGATCTGTTTTACATCGACTTCCCGATTACAGAATACAGTCAACGTTCAACATTCACAAATAATATAAATTCACCTGCTGACGATTTTGGATTGGTTGTTCATCCCAATCAACGTACTGGTTACTTCTCTTCCAATCGAGAGGGTGGAGTTGGTGATGATGATATTTATTATCTGAAAATGGAAGATTACCGATTTAATATCCTGACGCTTTCAAATTATACCAAACGTGCTTTAATTGGTGCGAATGTAAATATTATTGACGGGGATGGACAGGTTGCAGCAACCGGGCAGTCGGACAGCGATGGTAAAATGTCAGTTAAACTGGAAGTCGATAAAAAATATACCTTAATTGCTTCTATCGATAATTATCTGGATCAGGTGGTCGATTTGGATTTGACGAATGAAGGAGATTTTGTTGATAAGAACTACAAGGTTTATCTGGATCCGGAATTTGTATTCCAGGGGCAAGTGGTCGATATCTTGGGGAATATTCCAATTCCTGATGCGATGTTAACAATTAATGATGGTACTGACATTGATACGATTTATGCCGATTATCAAGGTCAGTTTAAGCATAATATTGAGCCCGAAAAAGACTATAAGGTGAATGTAACAGCTTATAATTTCTTTGGAACTGATATCGATTTCAATACCGTTGGAATGAAACCGGGACTTATTGATTACCTGGTACAATTGTACTCGTTGGATGCAGGAACTCGAATCGAGCTTGAAAACATATACTACGACCTGGCAAAATGGAATATTCGGCCTGATGCGGCCCAGGAACTGGATAAGTTGGTTTCTGTACTGGAAGAATATCCTGACTTGCAAATTCGTTTAGAGTCGCATACTGACTCCCGTGGTGGAGATGAGTTTAACATGGAGCTGTCCCGAAAACGTTCCAAATCAGCGTTCCACTATCTCGTGTCTAAAGGAATCGATCCTAGCCGGGTTGAACACGTTGGATTTGGTGAATCTCAGCTAGTGAACAAGTGTGATGATGGTGTAAACTGTACAGAAGCGGAACACGCCGAAAACCGTCGTACAGTTGTTGAAATCCTGAAAGCTAAGGTTACACGAAGAAGTAAGGGTAATATCTTCTACTTCTAA
- a CDS encoding type IX secretion system membrane protein PorP/SprF yields MKMIKNISKYVLSLLLLVSSVIASFGQQDPMYSQYMFNIQAYNPAYAGTWESLGLMTLGRQQWTGFEDGPHTYTFTGQAPLRGKNVGLGLSIMSDDLGFEKRFAVFTDYSFKLKMSDEVSLRLGLKAGFTNYENNLYDYTLYTPGGGGDPAFEGVIDKKFMPNFGVGAFLYADNFYLGFSIPKILQNDFETGVENYDTNYELRHMTLIGGYVFEMSDMVKFKPSFASRYVAGTAIVTDVNASFLFNDKFWLGAMYRSAGAFGFNTQFIINRKLRLGYAIDFNTTNISSYGKETHEVMISYELNFVKTRYTSPRYF; encoded by the coding sequence ATGAAGATGATAAAAAATATATCAAAATACGTTTTAAGCTTACTGTTGTTAGTATCTTCAGTTATTGCATCGTTTGGTCAGCAAGATCCAATGTATAGTCAATACATGTTTAATATTCAGGCCTACAATCCGGCTTATGCCGGAACATGGGAAAGCCTTGGTTTGATGACTCTTGGTCGTCAGCAATGGACCGGCTTTGAAGATGGACCTCACACCTACACGTTTACTGGTCAGGCTCCGTTAAGAGGCAAAAATGTAGGCTTAGGCTTATCAATCATGAGTGATGATTTAGGATTTGAAAAACGATTTGCTGTTTTTACAGACTATTCTTTCAAGTTAAAAATGAGTGATGAAGTTTCGTTGAGACTGGGATTAAAAGCAGGTTTTACCAACTACGAGAATAACTTATACGATTATACGCTATATACTCCAGGAGGAGGAGGAGATCCTGCTTTTGAAGGCGTAATTGATAAAAAGTTTATGCCTAATTTTGGTGTTGGAGCATTCTTATATGCTGATAATTTTTATCTCGGTTTTTCCATTCCCAAAATTCTACAAAATGATTTTGAAACAGGAGTGGAAAATTATGATACCAATTATGAATTGAGGCATATGACCCTGATTGGTGGATACGTTTTTGAAATGAGTGATATGGTCAAATTTAAACCGTCATTTGCATCCAGATATGTAGCTGGAACAGCAATTGTTACAGATGTAAATGCTAGTTTTTTGTTTAACGACAAGTTTTGGCTTGGAGCGATGTACCGAAGTGCGGGAGCATTTGGGTTTAATACTCAATTTATTATTAACCGAAAACTACGACTCGGTTACGCCATCGATTTCAATACAACGAATATTAGTTCGTATGGCAAGGAAACGCATGAAGTTATGATATCCTATGAATTGAATTTTGTGAAAACTCGTTACACATCACCACGTTATTTCTAA